From the genome of Pelobacter propionicus DSM 2379, one region includes:
- a CDS encoding thiazole synthase produces the protein MAEDKLVIAGREFNSRLMVGTGKYASFPQMAQALEASGAEIVTVAVRRVNISDRSQESLLDYIDPTKYTLLPNTAGCYTADDAVRTCRLAREAGLSDFVKLEVLGDEKTLFPDNEELLKAAAILIKDGFTVLPYCSDDVILCRKLEDLGCAAVMPLGAPIGSGLGIRNPYNIRIIMENVKVPVIVDAGVGSASDAAIAMELGCDGVLMNTAIAGAQDPIAMAEAMNLAVRAGRLSYKAGRIPRKLYANASSPLDGMIG, from the coding sequence CAAGTATGCCAGTTTCCCGCAGATGGCCCAGGCCCTGGAGGCGTCCGGGGCAGAGATCGTCACCGTCGCCGTACGGAGGGTCAATATCTCCGACCGCAGCCAGGAATCGCTGCTGGATTACATCGACCCCACGAAGTATACCCTGCTGCCCAACACCGCCGGATGCTACACCGCCGACGATGCGGTGCGCACCTGTCGCCTGGCCCGCGAGGCCGGCCTCTCCGATTTCGTCAAACTGGAGGTGCTGGGCGACGAGAAGACGCTCTTCCCTGACAACGAGGAACTGCTCAAAGCGGCCGCTATCCTGATCAAGGATGGCTTTACCGTGCTCCCCTACTGCAGCGACGACGTGATCCTCTGCCGCAAGCTGGAAGACCTGGGCTGCGCCGCGGTCATGCCGCTGGGCGCCCCCATCGGCAGCGGCCTGGGGATTCGCAACCCCTACAACATCAGGATCATCATGGAGAACGTCAAGGTTCCGGTCATCGTGGATGCCGGGGTCGGTTCCGCCTCCGATGCCGCCATTGCCATGGAGCTTGGCTGCGATGGCGTGCTGATGAACACCGCCATTGCCGGCGCCCAGGATCCCATCGCCATGGCCGAGGCCATGAATCTGGCGGTGAGGGCCGGCCGCCTCTCCTACAAGGCAGGCCGCATCCCGCGCAAGCTCTACGCCAACGCCTCCAGCCCGCTGGATGGGATGATCGGCTGA
- the thiE gene encoding thiamine phosphate synthase, giving the protein MSTVSRGEGQSRCVDFSLYLITDRRQTAGRPLLDVVAAALRGGVGAVQLREKDLPDNELLELARDLRRLTHEHHARLLINRRVDVCQAVGADGVQLGIEGLSIVEARRLLGDGPLIGYSAHAVEEARRAEASGADFVTLSPVYHTPSKAPFGEPLGPDRLGEACGALGIPVFALGGIKGSTIARVMAAGAHGVALISAITAAANPETEAASLLQTIEQHETLS; this is encoded by the coding sequence ATGTCGACCGTTTCCCGGGGTGAAGGACAATCCCGTTGCGTTGATTTTTCACTGTACCTGATCACCGACCGGCGTCAGACCGCCGGTCGGCCTCTGCTGGATGTCGTAGCCGCCGCCCTCAGGGGGGGCGTCGGGGCGGTGCAACTCAGGGAGAAGGACCTGCCCGACAACGAACTATTAGAACTGGCCCGTGACCTGCGGCGCCTGACGCACGAACACCATGCCCGCCTGCTGATCAACCGCAGGGTGGATGTCTGTCAGGCGGTGGGCGCCGACGGCGTTCAGCTGGGAATCGAAGGGCTCTCCATAGTCGAGGCGCGGCGGTTACTGGGCGATGGCCCGCTGATCGGCTATTCGGCCCATGCCGTGGAAGAGGCCCGCAGGGCAGAGGCTTCTGGCGCGGACTTCGTCACCCTCAGCCCGGTATATCACACCCCTTCCAAGGCCCCCTTCGGCGAACCGCTGGGGCCGGACAGACTGGGGGAGGCCTGCGGGGCCCTGGGCATTCCGGTATTCGCCCTGGGGGGCATCAAAGGAAGCACCATCGCCCGGGTCATGGCAGCCGGAGCCCACGGCGTCGCCCTGATCTCGGCCATCACGGCAGCCGCCAACCCCGAAACCGAGGCAGCATCCTTACTACAGACGATCGAGCAGCATGAAACCCTTTCCTGA
- a CDS encoding TIGR01212 family radical SAM protein (This family includes YhcC from E. coli K-12, an uncharacterized radical SAM protein.) has translation MKPFPDHQIHPDLRINSYGHYLRRRFGCRVSKVNVDGGFTCPNRDGSKGTGGCVYCNNVSFSPKATQPVIPIEEQMAQGMAYHRTRLGSEKFIIYFQKYTNTYASLDVLADFYHRALDHPDVLGISVGTRPDALSDEALELLTEIARTRYVCLELGLQSINDDILADINRGHTLDEYLETVQRAAGRNFDICTHLIYGFPGETREGFLKSANLIASLPVDSIKLHQLHAVEGTELARRYFRGEYRPLKIEEYIATAADFLERLPGRVTIQRLYGSAPLDICVAPRWGLKNNQMWYAVVNELKRRGTWQGCRRA, from the coding sequence ATGAAACCCTTTCCTGACCATCAGATCCACCCCGACCTCCGCATCAACTCCTATGGTCACTACCTGCGCCGCCGCTTCGGCTGTCGGGTCAGCAAGGTCAACGTGGATGGCGGCTTCACCTGCCCCAACCGCGACGGCAGCAAGGGAACCGGCGGCTGCGTCTACTGCAACAACGTCTCCTTCTCCCCCAAGGCCACCCAGCCGGTGATCCCCATCGAGGAGCAGATGGCCCAGGGTATGGCTTATCACCGTACCCGACTGGGATCCGAGAAGTTCATCATCTACTTCCAGAAATACACCAACACCTACGCCTCTCTGGATGTGCTGGCAGATTTTTACCACCGCGCCCTGGACCACCCGGACGTGCTGGGTATCTCGGTGGGCACCCGGCCCGACGCCCTCTCCGACGAGGCGTTGGAGCTTTTGACCGAGATCGCACGCACGCGCTACGTCTGCCTGGAGCTGGGATTGCAGTCCATCAACGACGACATCCTGGCGGACATCAACCGCGGCCATACCCTGGACGAGTACCTGGAGACGGTCCAGCGGGCAGCCGGCCGCAACTTCGACATCTGCACCCATCTTATCTACGGATTTCCGGGAGAGACGAGGGAAGGCTTCCTGAAGAGCGCCAACCTGATCGCCTCACTTCCGGTGGATTCCATCAAGCTGCATCAGCTGCACGCAGTGGAGGGGACCGAGCTGGCCAGGCGCTACTTCCGCGGCGAGTACCGTCCGCTCAAGATCGAAGAGTACATCGCCACGGCGGCCGACTTCCTGGAGCGCCTCCCCGGCCGGGTCACGATCCAGCGCCTGTACGGCTCGGCGCCGCTGGATATCTGCGTGGCACCCCGCTGGGGGCTGAAGAACAACCAGATGTGGTATGCGGTGGTCAACGAGTTGAAGCGGCGCGGCACCTGGCAGGGGTGTCGGAGAGCATAA